In a genomic window of Gemmatimonadota bacterium:
- a CDS encoding DUF222 domain-containing protein, translating into MTPYALAARTNPVPASDDTEALGDEIARLSAHMHAAEYRLLTLLREFDEREGWGAGGFRSCAHWLSWRTGLSAGPAREKVRVARALADLPLIGARMRRGQFSYSKVRALARVATPENEAELIHFAEHATVAQVERLVRGWRRVDRLEACAEESRRERRSLEVYPDEDGMYVVRGLLEPEVGALLMKALEVAGRELYRADPEASAAQRSADALGELLRSGDGPSVQAVLHVASNGVARTEEGVGVSAETSERLTCDARVTEVVVDGSGGDVLDVGRARRTVPARMRRALEARDDGRCRFPGCESTRCDAHHVRHWSRGGETKLENLVLLCRFHHRLVHEGGFRVELRTTGSGTAASAAARGQDDVAGA; encoded by the coding sequence ATGACGCCCTACGCCCTCGCCGCCAGGACGAACCCCGTCCCGGCCTCCGACGACACCGAAGCCCTGGGCGACGAGATCGCCCGCCTCTCGGCCCACATGCACGCCGCCGAGTATCGGCTGCTGACCCTGCTGCGCGAGTTCGACGAGCGGGAGGGGTGGGGCGCCGGCGGCTTCCGCTCGTGCGCGCACTGGCTGTCGTGGCGGACGGGCCTGTCGGCAGGCCCGGCGCGCGAGAAGGTGCGCGTCGCTCGCGCGCTGGCCGACCTGCCGCTGATCGGGGCGCGCATGCGGCGCGGCCAGTTCTCCTACTCGAAGGTCCGGGCGCTCGCGCGCGTCGCCACACCCGAGAACGAGGCCGAACTCATCCACTTCGCCGAGCACGCGACAGTGGCGCAGGTCGAGCGCCTGGTGCGCGGCTGGCGCCGGGTGGACCGCCTGGAGGCGTGCGCCGAGGAATCGCGCCGCGAGCGGCGCTCCCTGGAGGTATATCCGGACGAGGACGGCATGTACGTCGTGCGCGGCCTGCTCGAGCCGGAGGTCGGCGCGCTGCTGATGAAGGCGCTGGAGGTCGCCGGGCGCGAGCTGTACCGGGCCGACCCGGAGGCGTCGGCGGCGCAGCGCAGCGCCGACGCGCTGGGCGAGCTCCTGAGGAGCGGCGACGGGCCGTCCGTGCAGGCCGTGCTGCACGTGGCCTCGAACGGCGTGGCGCGTACGGAGGAGGGCGTCGGCGTTTCAGCTGAAACGTCAGAACGGCTCACCTGCGATGCGCGCGTGACGGAGGTCGTCGTGGACGGGAGCGGCGGCGACGTGCTCGACGTGGGGCGCGCGCGCAGAACCGTGCCCGCCCGCATGCGGCGCGCGCTGGAGGCCAGGGACGACGGCCGCTGCCGGTTTCCCGGGTGCGAGTCGACGCGGTGCGACGCGCACCACGTGCGGCATTGGTCGCGCGGAGGGGAGACGAAGCTGGAGAACCTCGTCCTGCTGTGCCGGTTCCACCACCGGCTGGTGCACGAGGGCGGCTTTCGCGTGGAACTGCGCACGACCGGGAGCGGCACGGCGGCCAGTGCCGCCGCCCGCGGACAGGATGACGTGGCTGGCGCG